AGAGCTGCAATCCCCAGTACAACGGGTACAAAGATGCTGCTGATTCTGTCAACAAGCTGCTGTACGGGGGCCTTGCCTGACTGCGCCTCTTCTACCAGCTTAATGATCCTGGCAAGGGTTGTGTCGCTGCCCATCGCGGTAGCGTTGATCTCCAGTGTGGATGAACCATTGATGCTGCCTGCGATGACGTTATCACCAGGCTGGCGGCTGACTGGCAGACTTTCACCGGTCAGCAACGACTCATCAAGTTCACTTTGCCCAGATAGGATTCGGCCATCCACGGGTACACGCTCACCAGGTTTGACGAGAATCCTGTCGCCCAGCCTGAGACTGGCCAGAGAGGTTTCTTGCCAGCTGCCATCCTGCCAGCGTCGTGCAACATCAGGCGTCAGGGACAACAAGGCATCCAGAGCGAAAGCTGTTTTGCGCTTCGCTCTTTCTTCCATCCATTTGCCAAAACTGATCAGTGTCAGTAGGACCGCCGCTGACTCAAAGTAGAGATGATGGCCATCATAACCCGTAAGCATGAGTGTAACGCTGTAGAGGAAAGCGGCTGAGGTACCGAGCGCTACCAGCACATCCATATTGGCGTAACGGGATTTGAGAGCGTGATAACTCCCACGATAGAAGCGATACCCAAGGCCCAGTTGTGTCGGCAGGGCAAGAATAAATTGTGCCCATCCGGGTAATGGCTGAATAACACCTGTCATGGGTAGCAGTAATGGAACACAAAGCAGTGCTGCTACAACCAGCATCCAGGATGAAGAGGATAAAACAGAGTGGTGTTCGGCTGAGTTGCCCTGACTGGCCATTTCTGGCCGAGCGTGGTAGCCCAGAGACTCAATACTGAGCTCTATCTGATGCTGTAATTCCTGACTGCTCTCTAATGCTTCGATACGTGCTTTGCCCGTGGCCAGATTAACACTGGCTGACACCACATCCGGTAGTGTATTCAGCGCTTGTTCTACTTTGGTAACACAGCTGGCACAGTGCATGCCCTCGATGTGCACAGAGATAACCGTCGTTTTGCTTTTATAGCCGAGCTGTTTGATGGCTTCCAGGCTACGCTCCCTGATGTCGGCTGACGCAGGTTCAATGGTGGCACGGTTGAGAGCGAAATTGACATCGGCTCGTGACACCCCATCGAGGTTACTCAGTGTACGTGCGACCTTGTTAGCGCAGCCTGCGCAGCGCATGCCTTCTATATCAATGGTCAGATGAGCTGACATGACAGACCTCCAGTCCTGAAAGGTACTGAATCCAGTATTCACTCTTGCTTTGAGTGAGGTGGAAAACAGCAGAATGGACTGAGTCTAAACCTTCCAGTAAGGGCAAGGTAAAGAGAAGGTTTGCGTCTGAAAAATGCTAACCGCGCTGTGTGCCCAAAAAGGGTCTGAGGTAGTCCCAGGCTGACTGTATTTCCTTGAAGCGACACTCATCACCGCCGCGATCAGGGTGATGCTGCATGGCCAGTCGCTGATATTGCCGTCGGATCAGTTGATGGCTACTGACGTCCACCGTCGCTTCCGGAGGTAGTTCCAGGGCGCACAGTGCTGCTTGCAGGTGGCCACTGTCCGTGAGGTGATAGCGCTTCCAGAAGCTGTCCAGCAGTGCGTGGACTTCCTGCTGATCGGTGCTGGCAAACTGCTGCCAGTCCATGTAGTAGGCCTGCAGTGGATCGCTTTTGGTCAGGCCTTCATGCCCTGGCTGCCAGGGAGCAAGACAAATACACAGGGTATGAATCTCCAGAAGGCCACTTTGCTCGCTCAGTAATTGCTCACGTAAATGATAGAGGCAGTGAAACAGCAAAAAGTGGCTACGAAACAGAGAGAGCTCGGGGGATAGAGGTAAGTCCAGATGGTGCTTGCGCAGCGCTTTGATCAAGGCGTACTCGCTGAGCCCCGCAGGATAGAGGGCGAGTTCCTGTCTGATTAAATGGCAGATGGTTTCGACGAGTGCTGGATTCATCGGCACAGACTGTCATGGTCATGCAGGCAATGCAAACCTGTTGTAGCGACTGGCACTGGCTGTGGTTTTTCAGGCGGATACCGGTGTTTCAAACAACGCTGGGAGCAGGCCTAGCTGCTGTGCCTGACGGACCCAGTGCAAGAGATCCAGCTGGCTGAGCTCCAGCAAGGTTTCAAAGCTATCCAGCAGAAAGTACCTGGGCTGCATGATATCAATGCGATAAGGGGTGCGTAACACCGTGAGCAGATCAAATGGCACGATGCTGGGGCGGCTGGACCAGGCGTATTCAGTCTCGCCAATGGAGGAGAGTATACCGCCGCCATACACACGATAAGCCCGGTCTGTTACTGACGTTGGTTGCCAGTTCAGTAAACCAAACTCAATGGTGAACCAGTAAAGCCTTGCCAGATAAACGCGTTCCTCCTTGGTGGCGTGGTAACCCAGCCGACCATAGGTGTGAGTAAAGGCGGCGAAGTCCTTATTGGTCAGAAGAGGGCAGTGGCCAAAAATTTCATGGAAGATATCCGGCTCCTGCAAGTAGTCCATGTCTTCCGGGGTACGGATAAAAGTAGCAACGGGAAACTCACGATTCGCCAGTAGCTGAAAAAAGTGATCAAAAGAAATCAGTGCGGGGACAGGGGTAACGCGCCAGCCCGTTGTGTCTTGCAGAGCGACGTTGATCTCCGGTAACTGAGGAATACGATCAGTAGGCAGGTTCAGCGTGGCCAGACCATGCAGATACTGTTTGCAGGCTTTGCCCTGAATGCAGGGTACCTGACGGTGAATCAGATGCTGCCAGGTGTGGTGCTCAGTATCGCTGTAGTGAATCAGGCCTGCCGCATCAGCGGTATGAGCGGTGTAACGTGAAGATTTGCCCATGATGACGTCCTCACGATGAAAGCGGGTTGTTTGCTCTGTTCTTTGGGGGTAGTACCAAAGGTTCCAAGGCAAAGAGCTGGTCGTATGAAGGAAGCGCCATGAGTACGGACAATTGCGCCGGTAAATGGCATGATGCGTTGTCTGTCGCTAAGCTTGTTCCTACGTTAACTGTCTATATCTGCATCTTTGGCCTATGTCTCATCAAGATCATCTCGATAAATTGTCCTTACAGCCTGCTTCATCGGATGCCAGTCACATTCTGCAGCTGGCAGACTTCCTGCCTTATCGGCTTAATACCCTGGCAGGACGGATCAGCCAGGCCCTGTCGGCTGTGTATGAACAGGAGTTTGACCTGAGTATTCCTGAGTGGCGTATTCTGGCAACTCTTGGCGTCAGCAGTGAGCCGCTCTCGGCCAAGTTTATTGGTGAGCAAACATGGATGGACAAGGCTAAGGTGTCTCGCGCCATGGCTTCTCTGGTCAGCAAGGGGCTGGTTGATCGTGAGCGTGAGCGCGGTGATCATCGCCAGAGTCGGATCACCCTCAGTGAGGCGGGCTGGGAGCTTTATCGGCGGCTGGTGCCCAAGGCGCGTACCTGGGAGCAAGCGCTGCTGGCAGAAATGTCAGACGATGACAAGGCTGCATTGCATCGTTTGCTGGGGGTACTCGAAACGAGTCTGAACAACGGCTGACAGGGTTAGTCGTGTGATGCTGACTGACGGATTAGCGTGGCCACGTTCATGGTCAGCCAGCATGCTGGTGCGGTGTTATCTGCGGGGAGGAATACGGTAGATAGCGCCTTTGCCGATACCCTCGAAAGCCTGCACTCGCCACTCGGCATCGGGGTGCTGATCGTGCAGCTGCTCGGTGATATACCGTGCTAATTCTTCTACGGTGGTATCGCGATCAAGGATTTCGCAGCGTGCGGCAGGCATGCGCAGGGTAAAGTGGCCCTGATTGCTGCTGTAGGCAAAATCAATCTGATGCTCGGTATAGCCAGTCACGTCTTCCGCCGTACCCAGATAGATATTCTGCCAGCGTGTTGCCCATGCGCTTTCGGCCTGTCGATCACGCTCACCATTACGGAAAATACGAATCGTGGAGCGGTGGCCGTGGACGATCCGCTGACAGTTTCCACTGTGCTTCTTGAGGCCGTGGCTGTATTGATACATCACGCCATCAACCTGTTCATTCACCAGCGTGAAACGTACCTGCTGCAGGTTGTCAGGTAGCAAGGGCAGAATCAGCTGTTGCAGATGCAAGGCAACTGACTCTGCCGTAATTGCCTCGCAGTCAAGCAACGAGTAAGCCTGGGCGGGCCCGCTGCTCTCAAAGCCAAAACGACTGTGGTCAAACACGACTCGCGTCTGCTCTGCCTCTTTCTCAATGAGCAAACCGGGCAGGCGGGCGGGGAGCAGCAACGTGTGATCCAGTGTCGCATCGATATGACGCTTGATCTGCTTTTTCACCTCACCGAAGTCGAGCAGCATACTTTGCTGATCCAGCTCGCCATCCAGCTCAATATCCACGCGCCAGCTTTCCCCCTGAATGCCTTGATCGGCACTCAGGAGTGAGCAGTCCAGAACGGTAAGATTTTCTACAAAAAGGGTTAAAGCCATTAGTCGATACCCAGATACTTATGGGTTTGCAAGCTGAGACGCCATTGTGGGTGTGCCAGGCAGTATGCGATGGCAGCCCTGGTGTTGGCCTCCCGGTCGGGGCCATCCATGGGCTGCAGATAAAAGTGCTGGAAGTCCAGATGGGTGAAACGTTCCGGCATCGCCAGCAGCTGCGGATAGACCAGTTTCAGTTCGTGGCCGGCCAGCTGTTGAAGTTCCGCATCGGCTTTGGGGCTGATGCAGATCCAGTCAATGCCAGCCGGTGCTGCCAGAGTGCCGTTGGACTCGATAGCAATTTCAAAGCCCAGCTGATGGAAGGCTTCAATCAGTGTGGGATCAAGCTGCAGCAGTGGCTCACCA
This genomic interval from Pokkaliibacter sp. MBI-7 contains the following:
- a CDS encoding MarR family transcriptional regulator, which translates into the protein MSHQDHLDKLSLQPASSDASHILQLADFLPYRLNTLAGRISQALSAVYEQEFDLSIPEWRILATLGVSSEPLSAKFIGEQTWMDKAKVSRAMASLVSKGLVDRERERGDHRQSRITLSEAGWELYRRLVPKARTWEQALLAEMSDDDKAALHRLLGVLETSLNNG
- the queE gene encoding 7-carboxy-7-deazaguanine synthase, with amino-acid sequence MAGKKRYQIKEAFYTLQGEGAHSGRPAVFCRFTGCNLWSGKEKHRATAVCQFCDTDFIGTDGQNGGQFDSADALARHIHGLWPITTEGQKYVVCTGGEPLLQLDPTLIEAFHQLGFEIAIESNGTLAAPAGIDWICISPKADAELQQLAGHELKLVYPQLLAMPERFTHLDFQHFYLQPMDGPDREANTRAAIAYCLAHPQWRLSLQTHKYLGID
- a CDS encoding heavy metal translocating P-type ATPase encodes the protein MSAHLTIDIEGMRCAGCANKVARTLSNLDGVSRADVNFALNRATIEPASADIRERSLEAIKQLGYKSKTTVISVHIEGMHCASCVTKVEQALNTLPDVVSASVNLATGKARIEALESSQELQHQIELSIESLGYHARPEMASQGNSAEHHSVLSSSSWMLVVAALLCVPLLLPMTGVIQPLPGWAQFILALPTQLGLGYRFYRGSYHALKSRYANMDVLVALGTSAAFLYSVTLMLTGYDGHHLYFESAAVLLTLISFGKWMEERAKRKTAFALDALLSLTPDVARRWQDGSWQETSLASLRLGDRILVKPGERVPVDGRILSGQSELDESLLTGESLPVSRQPGDNVIAGSINGSSTLEINATAMGSDTTLARIIKLVEEAQSGKAPVQQLVDRISSIFVPVVLGIAALTLLGWLVAGGSFTEALMAAVSVLVIACPCALGLATPTALLTGTGIAARHGILIRDLQVLESARHIDTVFFDKTGTLTVGKPMVSHWYQRQTAPEQLASIVLGVQQGSEHPLAKAYTDYAHNLGVQAAETDAITAIAGKGIKASYQQQPVLIGTATLLQEHGISIPDDDAQLLALQQTNGSLVHVAINNEWFAAYTMSDQARETSASAIELLHQRNIASYMLTGDRQESAVTLAEELKLDGFHAGLLPAQKVEHIAEHQKQHPTLMVGDGINDAPALAQADLSIAMGSGTDVAKETASITLLHADPRLVPAALDICRRTRTKITQNLFWAFIFNSLGIPLAACGYLSPALAGGAMALSSLTVLGNALLLRRWHPGW
- a CDS encoding DNA-J related domain-containing protein: MNPALVETICHLIRQELALYPAGLSEYALIKALRKHHLDLPLSPELSLFRSHFLLFHCLYHLREQLLSEQSGLLEIHTLCICLAPWQPGHEGLTKSDPLQAYYMDWQQFASTDQQEVHALLDSFWKRYHLTDSGHLQAALCALELPPEATVDVSSHQLIRRQYQRLAMQHHPDRGGDECRFKEIQSAWDYLRPFLGTQRG
- a CDS encoding 6-carboxytetrahydropterin synthase, with protein sequence MALTLFVENLTVLDCSLLSADQGIQGESWRVDIELDGELDQQSMLLDFGEVKKQIKRHIDATLDHTLLLPARLPGLLIEKEAEQTRVVFDHSRFGFESSGPAQAYSLLDCEAITAESVALHLQQLILPLLPDNLQQVRFTLVNEQVDGVMYQYSHGLKKHSGNCQRIVHGHRSTIRIFRNGERDRQAESAWATRWQNIYLGTAEDVTGYTEHQIDFAYSSNQGHFTLRMPAARCEILDRDTTVEELARYITEQLHDQHPDAEWRVQAFEGIGKGAIYRIPPRR
- the phhA gene encoding phenylalanine 4-monooxygenase, whose translation is MGKSSRYTAHTADAAGLIHYSDTEHHTWQHLIHRQVPCIQGKACKQYLHGLATLNLPTDRIPQLPEINVALQDTTGWRVTPVPALISFDHFFQLLANREFPVATFIRTPEDMDYLQEPDIFHEIFGHCPLLTNKDFAAFTHTYGRLGYHATKEERVYLARLYWFTIEFGLLNWQPTSVTDRAYRVYGGGILSSIGETEYAWSSRPSIVPFDLLTVLRTPYRIDIMQPRYFLLDSFETLLELSQLDLLHWVRQAQQLGLLPALFETPVSA